The Primulina tabacum isolate GXHZ01 chromosome 1, ASM2559414v2, whole genome shotgun sequence genome contains the following window.
ttttcatatctttttatttatatttactaaattatttaaaaaagataaattcataatgaccacgTTATCCCAAATTTATTCGATCAAATTcaacatattattatttatcaattaatccaacattttaataatcaatacagtattttatcacctccaatcAAATCCATCATAAAGTAGACGGACTATACGTACAGTGTGTGTGCTAATTAATGATGggcatgattttttattttaatttttttggcacAATTTATGGTACCTTTTCAAATAAAAAGGGTATAATGGGTAGTTCCGAAAAGAGTCGAACATTAGAGATGTAGATGGAGAAATTGACTTTACAACCAGATGCCAATTTGCCTGAATAATAACATGCTGGCAAAGCACAATGGTACCTTCCTTCTGTCTATTGTCTTAAATATTGTTATTgtatattaatttcttgattaattaGATCGCAATCTTTCTTGGATTATTTCTAATTCATAATACGTACCgtttaatttcttttaaaaaaaagaaaagggtcTGAAAGATAGAATCaaatataaacaacaaaataatttgattttatctaaaatttaaaagggcaaaaacttgtgtgagacggtctcacaggtcgtatttatgagacgggtctcttattttggtcatccatgaaaaaatattattttttatactaagaatattaatttttattgtgaaatgACCTACTCATTTAAAAGATAGTTGTTTATGTGTATTCGTCTCTCATATATCGTGTACTCCCAACATGCATTGACCTTAGCTGAGAGAAAacatatattttgttttttgtaAGTTTTACACACACCGAATTGCATGTGTTTGTCCATGTGATTATCCTCAGCCCACCATCTTTCCATTACATAGCACCCTCTCCCCACCACACAAAATATTACTATTATTCCTAGTGATggagccagaaatatggctCTGTCCGAGctgaaattttaaactctaaaatcttttaatattttaaattgatctacccgggctaatatcatattattccaaaattatacaaaatttacatatatattttttttaaaaaaagttggaCCACCCGACTTAAAGGAGCATGTGGCTCCGCCCCCTGGTTATTCTGCTCAAAATAAaaggaaacaaaaaaaaaaccataatGCATGTGTGTGTTGAATTTTTAATATATGATCAattataatcaatacacaaacACTTGATTCCATATAGTTTGATGGTTTCATTCCATGCTGCGGATCATAGTAGATGATTTCGAACATGTGTTTGCTCGATTTCGCTTCTGCACATGAATAATCCGAGCCACAAATGAGATATAGCCAACcaggtttattttaaatatctcaCGACGTTTACATGTTATGGAAGATGGTACATGTCTGATAATTGGGTGGACCTATCCTCCACCCTACATTTTGTGCTTCTTTTAGTGGCCATTTTGGCTCTAAAACAATTTTGTCACATACCCGAAGTTGTAGGGAATGGTTTTTTCACatgaaaacaataacattttTCCTTCTTCTTTATTGAAGCTTCACTTCGCTGCCGGGTTTCATGTTGTGTCTCACATGTGAATATTAATAGTTGATTTGATATTAAATTACTACTATGATATTattagcatcttttgtatttgatattattttgcTATGAGACAATATTTAATGTGCGATCAAGTCAAGTAAGAGTTTGTtgtgtttatttgattttgagTAAATTTTAGATGTTTGGTTAATATTGTTCAGAAAAcatgaaaaattaaaatgtgtgtaGTCATATTTTTGGAAAAACAATTGACAAGAGATGATAACATTTAACAAGAGAAATAACGAAACCAAGCACTCGAACCATTCTAAAACTAAATCCTgaaaacatattaaaatatgAAGCAAATTATATAAAGAATTTCATCTAGTTTCAATAAAAAAGGGAAAAGTTTCAATACGACAAAAGAGTTATTTGTCCTTTCTTTTTCAATAACGAAGTGATATCAAACTTTGCTTCGCTTTGATCGGACTGTCGTCATGCTCTATTCAAGTATGTCGCTTGATGGGCGAATCATGATGTCCCTATATCTTTGTTGGGGAGTTCCAAAGTTTCTTCCACCTCATGGCCAAGTTCGAATTCATTAAAGTGGGGGATGTAGTTAAAATGTTCACCGAAATCGAAAATGTATTCACCTCCACGGTTTGAAGATGACGTCATTGAAATTCGAATTATTTATATGAGTAAATTGCGAAATAGTAAGTAGAATATTAACTGTGGATAAAATTATAACAAAAATTATTGAATATATGTTATTAAATGATAGCGAATAAAGAAACAATTGCAGAGAAATGTAGAGTCGAGATAAAATTGTTCTGTGAAAATGTTTAGaaatgatattgtatttatagttAACTTTTGGggtaaaaaaaaaagtcaaattgCAATTAATTTAATGTATTCAGTAGTAGTTGGCATTAAGGCCGCAGCCATTGGCCCAACgatcatttattttttaaaaacaatttcCGGTCCCGTTACCGGATTCGGCTCCAGAACCGGTTTAACCGGATTGAACCGAGATTGGGAAATGTATCAGAGACGGTTTCGAGTCTGGTTCATCCTTACCGGGCCTGATTCTGGGCTTAACAGGTATATATGGATTAAGCTAGGGATGCTTAAAGGACCGGTTCTGATCATAATGCTCAACTCGTAGCGCAGCATTTAGTTTACCATTTACCCTTGAAAGCGACGAAAGATTCATAACTCGTAGCGCAGCGTTTAGTTTGCCAAGAATACAACAAGGTTACACACTGAGCAGGGTTAAAAAAAACTTACCTTGAAGATAATCAATCACACAGTCCCTATTAACTTTGGGTAAAACTATTAAGCATGTCAAGATAGAAAATTTTCCTCACTAGCTCTCCTGCAGTTGGCCAAGGGGAAAAGCAACTTGGTCACCATCACCAACCATATCATTCTCTACCTCTGGGAAGTCGCCATTAAATGTCCCACCGTCAGAAATGGGAATGTAAGACATATAATTTACGTCATTGAGACAACCCATTTGCCTTAGGATCTCAAATAAGGTGTCTTTACTTGGCTGATCAGATTCTTGGTCCAAGATCTCGAGAATTGAAACTACATTTGCCGGTCTTGGCCTCCAGTTCTTTGAGCCTTCAGCTGAAGCGGCATTCTGTAAGAAAGATAAAGCCTCCAGAATCCTCATATTTCTGATGTGATCTTCCGCAAGAATCTCCCAAGTCATCGAATTTGGCTTTCCTCCCCCCTTTATCATTTCATCAAAGAACGTCCATGCCTTTTCAGAAAGCCCTTTCTTCGTATAGAAACTCAGTAGAAGATTTGCTATTCGAGGGTCGTAGGCTGATTTAACAGAAAGCCATTCATCGTACCTCTTCTCAGCTTCATCAATGTCCCCTAATCGGACCAGAGAGGAGATTAAAGTGTGGTGTCCCGAATTTGGAATATTGGAAAAGGTAGATTTGTAAATGTTCCACATTCGAAACACCTCATCTTTCTTGCCAGCACTGCCATATAAACTAATAAGATAATGATAAGGAATTCGATCCCGACCGGTGATTCTGCTTTCAATTTTCTTCAGACAGTCGTCAGCCTTTTCGAATTGGTTACACTTGATGTATGCTGTAGCCATTGTGCTGAAGGTTGTCCAATTGGGATTGATGGTCGGATCAAGTTGCATCTGTTCAAACACTTGTTCCATTTCCTCGGGAGACCCTTGAGACCCACGCTTCGTCAACCAAATATTATAGGAATAAATATCTAATGCTATTTTACTCTC
Protein-coding sequences here:
- the LOC142551996 gene encoding pentatricopeptide repeat-containing protein At1g02150-like, which encodes MLLQSTIPIPPPKFHNQNHSPTNFNSLSFSSGLLQNRTFSIKQPVVIVTTRETHKNSGFITCSSISQVHSYGTVDFEKRPMLNWNAMYKEISMMENPELGAASVLNRVENKGNRISKWELCRIVKELRKFRRFKYALQVYEWMNNRREYYRITTSDTAIQLDLIAKVHGISSAEQYFLKLPEALKDKRIYGSLLNAYARARMMEKAEAQMNTMRKRGYASHALPFNVMMTLYMNQKDHEKIESLISEMLESKIALDIYSYNIWLTKRGSQGSPEEMEQVFEQMQLDPTINPNWTTFSTMATAYIKCNQFEKADDCLKKIESRITGRDRIPYHYLISLYGSAGKKDEVFRMWNIYKSTFSNIPNSGHHTLISSLVRLGDIDEAEKRYDEWLSVKSAYDPRIANLLLSFYTKKGLSEKAWTFFDEMIKGGGKPNSMTWEILAEDHIRNMRILEALSFLQNAASAEGSKNWRPRPANVVSILEILDQESDQPSKDTLFEILRQMGCLNDVNYMSYIPISDGGTFNGDFPEVENDMVGDGDQVAFPLGQLQES